A single region of the Gammaproteobacteria bacterium genome encodes:
- a CDS encoding hypoxanthine-guanine phosphoribosyltransferase, giving the protein MASSILEQMQSIFKEADCLYSQEEVTAAIHKMADQLTELADARPIFLVVMNGGLIFAGQLLPCLPFPLQVDYVHASRYGTATRGQQLRWIQTPRIPLRERAVVLVDDIYDEGATLLGVMEYCLAQGARSVKTCVLVEKIHDRKARPDYRPDYCGLAVPDRFVFGYGLDYQGYWRNAPGIYAITERP; this is encoded by the coding sequence ATGGCGTCATCAATACTTGAGCAGATGCAAAGCATTTTTAAAGAAGCTGACTGCCTTTACTCGCAGGAGGAAGTCACAGCGGCCATTCATAAAATGGCTGACCAATTGACCGAACTGGCCGACGCACGCCCCATCTTTTTGGTGGTCATGAACGGTGGGCTCATTTTTGCTGGACAGCTCTTACCATGCCTGCCCTTCCCGCTACAGGTTGACTACGTGCATGCCAGTCGCTATGGCACGGCAACACGAGGCCAACAATTGCGGTGGATACAAACCCCAAGGATACCGCTACGCGAGCGGGCCGTCGTCCTCGTCGATGACATTTATGACGAAGGTGCGACGCTATTGGGTGTGATGGAGTATTGTTTGGCGCAAGGTGCGCGTTCTGTCAAAACCTGTGTTTTGGTCGAGAAAATCCATGACCGAAAAGCGCGACCAGATTATCGTCCCGACTACTGTGGCCTTGCTGTACCAGACCGTTTTGTCTTTGGTTACGGTCTTGACTACCAAGGTTATTGGCGGAACGCGCCGGGCATTTACGCGATCACGGAGAGACCATGA